The Rhodocytophaga rosea genome has a segment encoding these proteins:
- a CDS encoding C40 family peptidase, with the protein MDKITRTILFFSLIILISLAETSCRSSKSASKSKSATTGKAYVRKKSKSGNKRANHRSTTSAREAAFRKSKASPAPAKSKTTSPASTKAASGQATQVIKTARSFLGTPYRYGGSTSKGMDCSGLLCTSFASIDVKLPRTSTEQSSYGKDVRLNDVSPGDLVFFAERKGGSKISHVGMVTTVKGKDQVMFIHSSTSRGVVEDNLLGEYYQKIFVKAIRPF; encoded by the coding sequence TTGGATAAAATAACCAGAACAATCCTGTTTTTCTCCTTGATTATTTTGATAAGTCTGGCAGAAACTTCCTGCCGGAGTTCAAAGTCTGCTTCTAAAAGTAAAAGTGCTACTACAGGAAAAGCATATGTTCGGAAAAAAAGTAAGAGTGGCAACAAACGGGCTAATCACCGCAGCACAACTTCGGCTAGGGAAGCCGCTTTCAGGAAATCTAAAGCAAGTCCTGCCCCGGCCAAATCCAAAACAACTTCACCGGCAAGTACCAAGGCTGCCAGTGGCCAGGCAACACAAGTTATTAAAACTGCCCGTTCCTTTCTGGGAACACCCTACCGGTATGGGGGCAGCACCAGCAAAGGCATGGATTGTTCCGGCTTGTTATGTACTTCTTTTGCAAGTATAGACGTAAAACTCCCTCGTACTTCTACCGAGCAGTCAAGTTATGGAAAAGATGTGCGGCTCAATGATGTTTCTCCTGGTGACCTGGTTTTCTTTGCCGAAAGAAAAGGAGGCAGCAAGATTTCTCACGTAGGCATGGTAACTACCGTGAAGGGCAAAGACCAGGTAATGTTTATTCATTCGAGTACCAGCCGGGGTGTAGTAGAAGATAATTTATTGGGGGAATACTATCAAAAGATTTTTGTAAAAGCCATCCGGCCGTTTTGA
- a CDS encoding tyrosine-type recombinase/integrase — translation MKAIQKKEATAYKAKLNTCGNDLSKQWYVSFSYKNPETGKYKRFKVYEGFTERKTVEARLQYGEQLIEKINLKLKNGWNPFYDEYTLYKLVEVAPVYESNLLVHHVNLALTSKKAEIRKKTYQSYNSHLRGFLAWITENRLDQMLVTDFTYEHAKLFIDSLYLEKGYKGKTRSCYLITMKMLFERIKETRVINENPFKKFKKIKYSSVSALYFDEFQRKELKEYLIEHDPQLGLFVQFIFYCFIRPGELRKLRVGDIHGNKIQIKGEISKNTKTEYVVIPGPLMNLLDLEQIRLYPKHYFIFGKTGKPSPHYNGINYFSRKHREILRLLNYDKSHCLYSWKHTGVIHANKIGKNIHDIKRQLRHHSLEMVDEYLKGLGLMESGFASTDYPEL, via the coding sequence ATGAAAGCAATACAGAAAAAAGAAGCCACAGCTTACAAGGCTAAGCTTAACACTTGTGGCAATGATTTGTCCAAACAATGGTATGTATCTTTCTCTTATAAGAATCCGGAAACTGGAAAGTATAAGAGATTTAAGGTATATGAGGGATTTACGGAAAGGAAGACTGTTGAAGCAAGGCTTCAGTATGGTGAGCAATTGATTGAAAAAATCAATCTAAAACTCAAGAATGGTTGGAACCCTTTTTATGATGAGTACACTCTTTACAAGCTTGTAGAAGTAGCTCCTGTCTACGAAAGCAATCTATTAGTTCACCATGTCAATCTAGCTTTAACATCAAAAAAAGCTGAAATAAGAAAGAAGACCTATCAAAGTTATAATTCTCATTTAAGAGGATTTCTCGCCTGGATTACTGAAAATAGGCTTGATCAGATGCTTGTCACTGATTTTACCTATGAGCATGCTAAACTTTTTATAGATTCACTTTATCTAGAAAAAGGCTATAAAGGTAAAACTAGAAGTTGTTATCTAATCACTATGAAAATGCTTTTTGAAAGAATCAAAGAGACAAGAGTAATTAATGAAAATCCTTTCAAAAAGTTTAAGAAAATAAAGTATAGTAGTGTAAGTGCATTATATTTTGACGAGTTTCAACGAAAAGAGTTGAAAGAATACTTGATAGAACATGATCCACAATTAGGACTTTTCGTACAATTTATCTTTTATTGCTTTATTCGACCAGGGGAGCTAAGAAAGCTAAGAGTGGGAGATATACATGGGAATAAAATTCAGATAAAAGGAGAAATATCCAAGAATACAAAAACAGAGTATGTCGTAATTCCTGGGCCTTTAATGAATCTCCTTGACCTAGAACAAATAAGATTATATCCAAAGCATTACTTTATTTTTGGTAAGACAGGCAAACCTTCTCCCCATTACAATGGCATCAACTATTTTAGTCGTAAGCATAGGGAGATATTAAGGTTGCTAAACTATGATAAAAGTCACTGTTTGTATTCATGGAAGCATACAGGTGTGATACATGCTAACAAAATAGGTAAGAATATACATGATATAAAAAGGCAGTTAAGACACCATAGCTTGGAAATGGTAGATGAATACTTAAAAGGATTGGGACTTATGGAGAGTGGCTTTGCTAGTACCGATTATCCAGAGTTGTGA
- a CDS encoding UPF0158 family protein, with protein MPERKPNHNSSAASMFGSLGTSNHKKERKMIQLSKEQIKEISERLECGEKCFVQIHTQELVFYMDPLKNLDLDEEYYGEEMQKVEENRQDYLEIEGMDSREGFQLMEEFAQQVNSKRLQERLYRALNQRKPFQHFKHEIDNSGAYREAWFAFKNQKMQDWVEAKVVELNRELEQ; from the coding sequence ATGCCCGAGCGCAAGCCTAACCATAATTCATCGGCTGCGTCAATGTTTGGTTCATTAGGCACTAGCAACCATAAAAAAGAGAGGAAAATGATCCAATTGAGTAAAGAACAGATTAAGGAAATTTCCGAACGATTAGAGTGTGGTGAAAAATGTTTTGTTCAAATTCATACACAGGAATTAGTCTTCTATATGGACCCGCTCAAAAACCTGGACTTGGATGAGGAATATTACGGGGAAGAAATGCAAAAAGTAGAGGAAAACCGACAGGATTACCTTGAGATTGAAGGCATGGACTCGCGGGAAGGCTTTCAGCTCATGGAGGAGTTTGCCCAGCAGGTGAATTCGAAGCGACTACAGGAAAGACTATACCGGGCTTTGAACCAGCGAAAGCCATTTCAACACTTTAAACACGAAATCGATAACTCAGGAGCGTATCGAGAGGCCTGGTTTGCTTTCAAGAACCAGAAGATGCAGGATTGGGTAGAGGCTAAAGTTGTTGAATTGAATCGAGAATTAGAGCAATAA